A DNA window from Actinomadura coerulea contains the following coding sequences:
- a CDS encoding YciI family protein, with the protein MRYMVMHYETEAMENGVTPTPEQQAAIGEYMRESAMAGVLLGGEGVHPSSAGARLEIADGDVRIIDGPFAEAKELIAGFAILEVDSLAEAIEHARKFALMTGVERVDVRRVVEFSDLQ; encoded by the coding sequence ATGCGTTACATGGTGATGCACTACGAGACCGAGGCCATGGAGAACGGCGTCACGCCCACGCCGGAACAGCAGGCCGCGATCGGTGAGTACATGCGGGAGTCGGCGATGGCCGGCGTCCTGCTCGGCGGCGAAGGGGTCCATCCGAGCTCGGCCGGCGCTCGGCTCGAGATCGCTGACGGGGACGTGCGGATCATCGACGGCCCGTTCGCCGAGGCCAAGGAACTGATCGCCGGCTTCGCGATCCTCGAGGTCGACTCGCTGGCGGAAGCGATCGAGCACGCCCGCAAGTTCGCGCTGATGACCGGTGTGGAACGGGTCGACGTACGCCGCGTCGTCGAGTTCTCCGACCTGCAGTAG
- a CDS encoding RNA polymerase sigma factor, protein MEAGDLDATLATLWRVESPRVVARLVRLVGDLDTAEELAQDAFVAAIEKWRHEGVPGNPAGWLNTTARFLAVDRIRRRDTKRHKYRLVAATTPRSTELDIGQIVDGDLADDLLGLIFMSCHPILSPDARSALTLKLVCGLTTGEVARAFLAPEATIAQRVVRAKRTLAAADIRFELPGPAERPARLAAVREVVYLVFNEGYSATSGDSWVRPELCSEALRLGRMLASLTPDDTETLGLLALIELQASRLTARVGPQGDPVLLMDQDRTRWDRLLIQRGLALIEQIHRLRGTVGPYALQAAIAACHARAATAADTDWPRIAALYDGLVQITSSPVVELNRAVAIGRAFGPQAGLDVVRPLLDHPAMRGYHLLPAVAGDLSCGAGNHEEARQYFLSSAALTANTQQRRTMQRRAADCATHHAGST, encoded by the coding sequence ATGGAAGCAGGAGACCTCGACGCCACGCTGGCGACGCTGTGGCGCGTCGAGTCCCCCCGCGTCGTCGCCCGCCTCGTCAGGCTCGTCGGTGACCTCGACACCGCCGAGGAGCTCGCGCAGGACGCCTTCGTCGCCGCCATCGAGAAGTGGCGGCACGAGGGCGTCCCCGGCAACCCGGCGGGCTGGCTGAACACGACCGCCCGGTTCCTCGCCGTCGACCGGATCCGGCGACGCGACACCAAGCGGCACAAGTACCGCCTCGTCGCGGCGACGACACCTCGGAGCACCGAGCTCGACATCGGTCAGATCGTCGACGGCGACCTGGCCGACGACCTCCTCGGGCTGATCTTCATGTCCTGCCATCCGATCCTGTCGCCGGACGCGCGGTCCGCGCTCACCCTCAAACTGGTCTGCGGCCTCACCACCGGCGAGGTCGCCCGAGCCTTCCTCGCCCCCGAGGCGACGATCGCCCAGCGCGTCGTCCGGGCCAAACGTACTCTCGCGGCGGCCGACATCCGCTTCGAGCTTCCCGGGCCGGCCGAGCGTCCGGCCCGCCTCGCCGCCGTCCGGGAGGTCGTCTACCTGGTGTTCAACGAGGGATACTCGGCCACCAGCGGCGACAGCTGGGTCCGCCCCGAACTGTGCTCCGAGGCACTGCGGCTCGGCCGGATGCTGGCCAGCCTGACACCGGACGACACCGAGACCCTCGGCCTTCTCGCGCTGATCGAACTCCAGGCGTCACGGCTGACCGCCCGCGTCGGCCCGCAGGGCGACCCGGTGCTCCTGATGGACCAGGACCGGACCCGGTGGGATCGGCTGCTGATCCAGCGCGGGCTCGCGCTCATCGAGCAGATCCACCGTTTGCGCGGCACCGTGGGGCCCTATGCGCTCCAGGCCGCGATCGCGGCGTGCCACGCCCGGGCCGCGACCGCCGCGGACACCGACTGGCCTCGCATCGCGGCCCTCTACGACGGGCTCGTGCAGATCACCTCGTCGCCCGTGGTCGAACTCAACCGCGCCGTCGCGATCGGCCGGGCGTTCGGGCCGCAGGCCGGACTCGACGTCGTCCGCCCGCTCCTGGACCATCCGGCGATGCGCGGCTACCACCTCCTCCCGGCCGTCGCGGGCGACCTGTCCTGCGGCGCCGGGAACCACGAGGAGGCGCGGCAGTACTTCCTCAGCTCCGCGGCCCTGACGGCGAACACGCAACAGCGCAGGACCATGCAGCGCCGGGCGGCGGACTGCGCGACCCACCACGCCGGAAGCACCTGA
- a CDS encoding metallophosphoesterase family protein: MPKVRAASTQALAAVRAQAARARAACSPVTRRARPVLTSRWTRFSLVVVVGLAGGYLGLLAGGSYVTPVGPADVQLTLQPSLHGGTTLKLPPLGSLRLDTHGGPVSLEARLTDLRPDQAKKLIEDDTELDRLTDQITGQLRHGLAELLLRAVLIGLATSFVASLALFRSWRRALLGLGSAAAGLAAVTLITWGTFNPQSIAEPRYTGLLANAPQVVGDARSIVERFSAYRAQLARLVGNISELYATTSTLPTYEPDPSTIRVLHVSDIHLNPAAWNVIKSVSTQFKVDLIVDSGDLMDHGSKPEDKFADEISDLKVPYVYVRGNHDSKETQKAVEREKNAIVLDGSTREVAGLRVYGLGDPRFTPDKSTRDDYVGADQLRAEGLRHADELRRAGKLPDLVVTHDPTEGEGFSGVAPMVLAGHTHARSTKLLPTGTRLFVQGSTGGAGLRGLEHEEPTPIELSVLYFSRASHRLQGWDDLRLGGLGLTSAQIERHLEPAPDRAVQPRPPAASPPASPTSPFPSEFPSDWPSRTPSPTASPSRTPSPR; encoded by the coding sequence GTGCCCAAGGTCCGCGCCGCGTCGACCCAGGCCCTCGCCGCCGTGCGCGCGCAGGCCGCGCGCGCCCGCGCCGCCTGCTCGCCCGTCACCCGCCGCGCCCGGCCCGTCCTCACCAGCCGCTGGACGCGGTTCTCCCTCGTCGTCGTCGTCGGCCTCGCCGGGGGCTACCTCGGCCTCCTCGCCGGCGGCAGCTACGTCACCCCCGTCGGCCCCGCGGACGTCCAGCTCACCCTCCAGCCGTCCCTGCACGGCGGGACGACCCTGAAGCTGCCGCCGCTCGGCTCCCTCCGGCTCGACACCCACGGGGGGCCGGTCTCCCTGGAGGCCCGCCTCACCGACCTGCGCCCCGACCAGGCCAAGAAGCTGATCGAGGACGACACCGAACTCGACCGCCTGACCGACCAGATCACCGGCCAGCTCCGGCACGGCCTCGCCGAGCTCCTCCTGCGCGCCGTCCTCATCGGCCTGGCCACGAGCTTCGTCGCGTCCCTGGCCCTCTTCCGCTCCTGGCGGCGCGCCCTGCTCGGCCTGGGCTCCGCCGCCGCCGGCCTCGCCGCCGTCACCCTCATCACCTGGGGGACGTTCAACCCCCAGTCCATCGCCGAACCCCGCTACACCGGCCTGCTCGCCAACGCCCCCCAGGTCGTCGGCGACGCCCGCAGCATCGTCGAGCGCTTCTCCGCCTACCGCGCCCAGCTCGCCCGCCTCGTCGGCAACATCTCCGAGCTGTACGCCACCACCTCCACCCTCCCCACCTACGAGCCCGACCCCTCCACCATCCGGGTCCTGCACGTCTCCGACATCCACCTGAACCCCGCCGCCTGGAACGTGATCAAGTCCGTCAGCACCCAGTTCAAGGTCGACCTCATCGTCGACAGCGGCGACCTGATGGACCACGGCAGCAAGCCCGAGGACAAGTTCGCCGACGAGATCTCCGACCTGAAGGTCCCCTACGTCTACGTCCGCGGCAACCACGACTCCAAGGAGACCCAGAAGGCCGTCGAGCGGGAGAAGAACGCCATCGTCCTGGACGGCTCGACCCGCGAGGTCGCGGGGCTGCGCGTCTACGGCCTCGGCGACCCCCGCTTCACCCCCGACAAGAGCACCCGCGACGACTACGTCGGCGCCGACCAGCTCCGCGCCGAGGGCCTCAGGCACGCCGACGAGCTCCGCAGGGCGGGCAAGCTCCCCGACCTCGTCGTCACCCACGACCCCACCGAGGGCGAGGGCTTCTCCGGCGTCGCCCCCATGGTCCTCGCGGGCCACACCCACGCCCGCTCGACCAAGCTCCTGCCCACCGGCACCCGCCTCTTCGTCCAGGGCTCCACCGGCGGCGCCGGCCTGCGCGGCCTCGAACACGAGGAGCCCACCCCCATCGAGCTGTCCGTGCTCTACTTCAGCCGCGCCAGCCACCGCCTCCAGGGCTGGGACGACCTCCGCCTCGGCGGCCTCGGCCTCACCTCCGCCCAGATCGAACGCCACCTCGAACCCGCCCCGGACCGCGCCGTCCAGCCCCGGCCCCCGGCCGCGTCCCCGCCGGCGTCCCCGACGTCCCCGTTCCCCTCGGAGTTCCCGTCCGACTGGCCGTCCCGCACCCCGTCCCCGACCGCCAGCCCGTCCCGAACCCCCTCCCCGAGGTAA
- a CDS encoding metallopeptidase family protein → MTSVMELSREAFEDLVAEALDSVPPELTAHMRNVVIVVEDDAPERGLLGLYQGIPLTERGDWYGAVLPDHISIYRHEILRICDTAEDVVEEVRITVVHEIAHHFGIDDERLHELGY, encoded by the coding sequence ATGACGAGTGTGATGGAGTTGTCGCGAGAGGCCTTCGAGGACCTCGTGGCGGAGGCTCTCGACAGTGTCCCGCCCGAGCTCACCGCCCACATGCGCAATGTGGTCATCGTCGTGGAGGACGATGCGCCTGAGCGCGGCCTTCTCGGCCTGTACCAGGGCATCCCCCTCACCGAGCGGGGCGACTGGTACGGGGCCGTCCTGCCCGATCACATTTCGATCTACCGCCACGAGATACTCCGGATTTGCGACACCGCGGAGGATGTTGTGGAAGAAGTCCGGATAACAGTCGTACACGAGATCGCGCACCACTTCGGGATCGACGACGAGCGGCTGCACGAACTCGGATATTGA
- a CDS encoding MFS transporter, translating to MAGRQTGRHRRPPGEQATYREVFAVGEFRALWLAQALSFVGDQLAQVALAVLVYDHTRSTLLTALMYALTYLPPIVGGPVLSGLADLFPRRTVMVVCDVVRAGLVAVMALVPMPVAGLAGLVFLTVLLGTPFSAARAAVMPDVLEGDRYVAGSAIASVTQQITQVLGFLLGGAAVAVVGTYEALGLDALTFAASAVVLIGGLRRRPAQRRREPQSLGLWRGTRDGVRLVFGDPVLRSLVLFAWLCAFYVIPEGLAVPYAATFGGGAVTAGLLLAAMPAGMVVGSLLFSRFVRPASRLHVMGWMSMLACLPLIGAGAHPPLWCVVALWALSGVGGAYQLAANTAFVGAVPASGRGQAFGLAQSGILAGQGVGILVGGAAAQVLGPETVVALAGVLGLSAAAMLTLGWNQVRGGVIAGAREHVEPVVVTPSAGGGDELSGIPAS from the coding sequence GTGGCGGGAAGGCAGACCGGCCGGCATCGTCGTCCGCCGGGTGAGCAGGCGACCTACCGCGAGGTTTTCGCGGTGGGCGAGTTCCGCGCTCTCTGGCTCGCGCAGGCCCTGTCCTTCGTCGGCGACCAGCTCGCGCAGGTCGCGCTGGCCGTGCTCGTGTACGACCACACCAGGTCGACGCTGCTCACGGCGCTGATGTACGCGCTGACCTACCTTCCGCCGATCGTGGGCGGCCCGGTGCTGTCAGGCCTGGCCGACCTGTTCCCCCGCCGGACGGTGATGGTCGTCTGCGACGTCGTACGGGCCGGGCTCGTGGCGGTGATGGCGCTCGTGCCGATGCCTGTCGCGGGCCTCGCGGGGCTGGTGTTCCTGACGGTGCTCCTGGGGACGCCGTTCTCCGCCGCCCGCGCCGCGGTCATGCCGGACGTGCTGGAAGGCGACCGATATGTGGCGGGCTCGGCGATCGCGAGCGTCACCCAGCAGATCACGCAGGTCCTGGGCTTCCTGCTGGGCGGCGCGGCCGTCGCCGTCGTCGGGACGTACGAGGCGCTCGGGCTGGACGCGCTGACGTTCGCCGCGTCCGCCGTCGTGCTGATCGGCGGGCTGCGGCGGCGGCCCGCGCAGCGGCGCAGGGAGCCCCAGTCGCTCGGGCTGTGGCGCGGGACGCGCGACGGCGTGCGGCTGGTGTTCGGCGATCCGGTGCTGCGGTCGCTGGTGCTGTTCGCGTGGCTGTGCGCCTTCTACGTGATCCCCGAGGGCCTGGCCGTCCCGTACGCGGCGACGTTCGGGGGCGGCGCGGTGACGGCCGGGCTGCTGCTGGCGGCGATGCCGGCGGGGATGGTGGTGGGCTCGCTGCTGTTCAGCCGGTTCGTCCGTCCGGCGAGCCGCCTCCACGTCATGGGGTGGATGTCGATGCTGGCGTGCCTGCCGCTGATCGGCGCGGGCGCGCATCCGCCGCTGTGGTGCGTCGTCGCGCTGTGGGCGCTGTCGGGCGTCGGCGGCGCCTACCAGCTCGCCGCCAACACCGCTTTCGTGGGGGCGGTGCCCGCGTCGGGACGGGGGCAGGCGTTCGGCCTCGCCCAGTCCGGCATCCTCGCCGGGCAGGGCGTCGGCATCCTCGTCGGCGGCGCCGCGGCCCAGGTGCTCGGGCCGGAGACGGTGGTGGCGCTCGCCGGCGTCCTCGGCCTGTCGGCCGCCGCGATGCTCACCCTGGGCTGGAACCAGGTCCGCGGCGGCGTCATCGCCGGGGCGCGCGAGCACGTCGAGCCCGTCGTCGTCACCCCCTCCGCCGGGGGCGGCGACGAGCTGTCCGGCATCCCGGCGTCCTAG
- a CDS encoding PspC domain-containing protein: MDMDKTTGTTPSKQLRRTREGRMIAGVCSGAGRFLGVDPNLLRLGLAIFTIFGGAGVVLYAIAWLLIPEEGAPKSVAEDLFKKASDSPTVQDAVQKTKDAVNKNRTHA; the protein is encoded by the coding sequence ATGGACATGGACAAGACCACGGGCACCACCCCGAGCAAGCAGCTCCGCCGCACACGCGAGGGACGCATGATCGCCGGGGTGTGCTCCGGCGCCGGACGGTTCCTCGGCGTCGACCCCAACCTGCTCCGGCTCGGCCTGGCCATCTTCACGATCTTCGGCGGTGCCGGCGTCGTGCTCTACGCGATCGCGTGGCTGCTCATCCCCGAGGAGGGCGCGCCGAAGTCGGTCGCCGAGGACCTGTTCAAGAAGGCCAGTGACTCGCCGACCGTCCAGGACGCGGTGCAGAAGACGAAGGACGCGGTGAACAAGAACCGCACCCACGCCTAG
- a CDS encoding acyl-CoA dehydrogenase family protein, with protein MDVLRVDDRLTGEERMVRDTVRAFVAEKVAPHLADWFEDGTFPARELAPELGKMGLLGMHLEGYGCAGTSAVAYGVACRELEAADSGLRSFVSVQGSLAMAAIHKYGSEDQKDEWLPRMAAGEAIGCFGLTEPDRGSDPGDMLTRATRDGADWVLDGAKMWITNGSIADVAVVWARTGDGIRGFLVPKGTPGFTTSDIHRKLSLRASVTSELMLDGVRLPESAMLPGVKGLKGPLGCLAEARYGILWGAVGAGRSCYEAAVDYAKTREQFGKPIGSFQLTQEKLAWMEVALGQAGLVALHIGRLKDEGNVTPQQVSFGKLANVRAALDVAREARTVLGANGITLEYPVIRHMNNLESVLTYEGTQEVHLLTLGKAVTGLDAFR; from the coding sequence ATGGACGTGCTGCGCGTAGACGACCGGCTCACCGGCGAGGAGCGGATGGTCCGCGACACCGTGCGCGCCTTCGTGGCGGAGAAGGTGGCGCCGCACCTGGCGGACTGGTTCGAGGACGGGACGTTCCCCGCGCGCGAGCTGGCGCCCGAGCTGGGCAAGATGGGCCTTCTCGGCATGCACCTGGAGGGCTACGGCTGCGCCGGGACGAGCGCCGTCGCCTACGGCGTGGCGTGCCGGGAGCTGGAGGCGGCCGACTCGGGGCTGCGAAGCTTCGTGTCCGTCCAGGGGTCCCTGGCGATGGCGGCGATCCACAAGTACGGGTCGGAGGACCAGAAGGACGAGTGGCTGCCGAGGATGGCCGCGGGCGAGGCGATCGGCTGCTTCGGGCTGACCGAGCCCGACCGCGGCTCCGACCCCGGCGACATGCTCACCCGCGCCACCCGGGACGGCGCCGACTGGGTCCTGGACGGCGCCAAGATGTGGATCACGAACGGTTCGATCGCCGACGTAGCGGTGGTGTGGGCGCGCACCGGCGACGGGATCCGCGGCTTCCTCGTCCCCAAGGGCACCCCGGGGTTCACGACGAGCGACATCCACCGGAAGCTCTCGCTGCGGGCCTCGGTCACCTCCGAGCTGATGCTGGACGGCGTGCGCCTGCCGGAGTCGGCGATGCTGCCCGGGGTGAAGGGCCTGAAGGGCCCGCTCGGCTGCCTGGCAGAGGCCCGCTACGGGATCCTGTGGGGCGCGGTCGGGGCCGGGCGCTCCTGCTACGAGGCGGCCGTCGACTACGCCAAGACCCGCGAGCAGTTCGGCAAGCCGATCGGATCGTTCCAGCTCACGCAGGAGAAGCTCGCCTGGATGGAGGTCGCGCTCGGCCAGGCAGGCCTCGTGGCGCTGCACATCGGGCGGCTGAAGGACGAGGGGAACGTGACGCCGCAGCAGGTCTCGTTCGGCAAGCTCGCGAACGTCCGCGCCGCGCTGGACGTCGCCCGCGAGGCCCGGACCGTCCTCGGCGCCAACGGGATCACGCTCGAATACCCGGTCATCCGGCACATGAACAACCTGGAGAGCGTCCTCACCTACGAGGGCACCCAGGAGGTTCACCTGCTGACCCTGGGGAAGGCCGTCACCGGGCTGGACGCCTTCCGTTAA
- a CDS encoding aspartate-semialdehyde dehydrogenase gives MRVGIVGATGQVGAKMLEILAERGFPVDELRLFASARSAGRRLPWNGTEVTVEDAAAADYTGLDIVLFSAGKATSKELAPKVAAAGAVVIDNSSGWRMDPDVPLVVAEVNPHAATRRPKGIIANPNCTTMAAMPVLRPLHAEAGLTALVVSTYQAVSGSGLSGVAELHDQAAKTVQTADRLTHSGTAVEFPEPSVYVRPIAFNVLPMAGSIVDDGLAETDEEQKLRNESRKILELPDLKVSGTCVRVPVFTGHSLQVNARFERPLSPERASELLAGAPGVVLSDVPTPLQAAGQDPTYVGRIRRDETVENGLALFCSGDNLRKGAALNTVQIAELVAAEN, from the coding sequence ATGAGAGTCGGCATCGTCGGGGCCACCGGACAGGTCGGGGCCAAGATGCTCGAGATCCTGGCCGAACGAGGATTTCCGGTCGACGAGCTGCGGCTCTTCGCCTCGGCGCGCTCCGCGGGCCGCAGGCTCCCGTGGAACGGCACCGAGGTCACCGTCGAGGACGCGGCGGCCGCCGACTACACCGGACTCGACATCGTGCTGTTCTCCGCGGGCAAGGCCACGTCCAAGGAGCTGGCGCCGAAGGTCGCCGCCGCCGGGGCCGTCGTGATCGACAACTCCTCGGGCTGGCGGATGGACCCGGACGTCCCGCTGGTCGTCGCGGAGGTCAACCCGCACGCCGCGACGCGGCGCCCCAAGGGCATCATCGCCAACCCGAACTGCACCACGATGGCCGCGATGCCGGTGCTGCGCCCCCTGCACGCCGAGGCCGGGCTGACCGCCCTCGTCGTCTCGACCTACCAGGCCGTCTCCGGCAGCGGCCTCTCCGGCGTCGCCGAGCTGCACGACCAGGCGGCCAAGACCGTCCAGACCGCCGACCGGCTGACCCACTCCGGGACGGCCGTGGAGTTCCCCGAGCCGTCGGTCTACGTGCGCCCGATCGCGTTCAACGTGCTCCCGATGGCGGGCTCGATCGTCGACGACGGCCTCGCCGAGACCGACGAGGAGCAGAAGCTCCGCAACGAGAGCCGCAAGATCCTTGAGCTTCCGGACCTGAAGGTGTCGGGCACCTGCGTGCGCGTCCCCGTCTTCACCGGCCACTCCCTCCAGGTCAACGCCCGCTTCGAGCGCCCGCTCAGCCCCGAGCGCGCGAGCGAGCTGCTGGCGGGCGCGCCCGGCGTCGTCCTCTCGGACGTCCCGACGCCGCTCCAGGCCGCCGGCCAGGACCCCACCTACGTGGGCCGCATCCGACGCGACGAGACCGTCGAGAACGGCCTCGCCCTGTTCTGCTCCGGCGACAACCTCCGCAAGGGCGCGGCCCTCAACACCGTCCAGATCGCCGAACTGGTCGCCGCCGAGAACTAA
- a CDS encoding DUF2277 domain-containing protein: MCRSIKTLRPPYSDDVTDEDVRAAALQYVRKISGFRAPASHNAEAFDRAVEEIARSTAALLETLEVRGRR, encoded by the coding sequence ATGTGCCGCAGTATTAAAACGCTTCGTCCGCCGTACTCCGACGACGTCACCGATGAGGACGTGCGGGCGGCGGCGCTCCAGTATGTGCGGAAGATCTCCGGGTTCCGGGCGCCCGCCTCGCATAACGCGGAGGCGTTCGACCGGGCCGTGGAGGAGATCGCGCGGAGCACCGCCGCCCTTCTCGAAACCCTGGAGGTGCGGGGGCGCCGTTAG
- a CDS encoding M28 family peptidase: protein MIATLGAAALAASALLAPSGASAAPAALAAPDISLANVKAHLSQLQSIATANGGNRAHGRPGFRASIDYVKGKLDAAGYQTSVQSFTYNGSTGYNLIADWPGGDTNNVLMTGAHLDSVTAGPGINDNGSGSAANLEIALTIAREKYAPKRHLRFGWWGAEELGLVGSTNYVNNLASTERSKIKSYLNFDMVGSPNPGYFAYDGDGSSGSGGPAGSAEIEQTLRAHFQSINVPVQDTAFDGRSDYGPFIRYGIAAGGLFTGAEGRKTTQQAQLWGGQAGVAFDRCYHSSCDTTSNIDDTALDRNADAIAHAVWTLGGDGGTTEPPGDTVFTDDLESGTGWTVNPNGTDTATAGRWERGTPQPTSYSGTNLQLAAGGGSGALVTGAAAGTDAGTYDLDGGVSSVQSPAIALPAGSKTLSFSWNLAHLNNSSVDDYLRVRVVGPNGSTTVLDRAGAASNRAGSWQTQTADVSAYAGQTVRIVAEAADTGTGSLIEAALDNIKITK, encoded by the coding sequence ATGATCGCGACCTTGGGCGCGGCGGCGCTGGCGGCGTCGGCCCTGCTCGCCCCGTCCGGCGCGTCGGCCGCCCCCGCCGCGCTGGCCGCCCCCGACATCTCGCTCGCCAACGTCAAGGCGCACCTGTCCCAGCTGCAGAGCATCGCCACCGCCAACGGCGGCAACCGCGCCCACGGCCGCCCCGGCTTCCGCGCCTCGATCGACTACGTGAAGGGCAAGCTGGACGCCGCCGGCTACCAGACCAGCGTCCAGTCGTTCACCTACAACGGCTCCACCGGCTACAACCTCATCGCCGACTGGCCGGGCGGCGACACGAACAACGTCCTGATGACCGGCGCGCACCTCGACAGCGTCACGGCCGGGCCCGGCATCAACGACAACGGCTCCGGCTCCGCCGCGAACCTGGAGATCGCCCTCACCATCGCCCGCGAGAAGTACGCGCCCAAGCGGCACCTGCGGTTCGGCTGGTGGGGCGCCGAGGAGCTCGGCCTCGTCGGCTCGACCAACTACGTCAACAACCTCGCCTCCACCGAGCGGTCGAAGATCAAGAGCTATCTGAACTTCGACATGGTCGGCTCCCCGAACCCCGGCTACTTCGCCTACGACGGCGACGGCTCCAGCGGCAGCGGCGGCCCCGCCGGATCCGCCGAGATCGAGCAGACGCTGCGCGCCCACTTCCAGTCGATCAACGTGCCCGTCCAGGACACCGCGTTCGACGGCCGCTCCGACTACGGGCCGTTCATCCGGTACGGGATCGCCGCCGGTGGCCTGTTCACCGGCGCCGAGGGCCGCAAGACGACCCAGCAGGCGCAGCTGTGGGGCGGCCAGGCCGGCGTCGCGTTCGACCGCTGCTACCACTCGTCCTGCGACACCACGTCCAACATCGACGACACCGCGCTCGACCGCAACGCCGACGCCATCGCCCACGCCGTCTGGACGCTCGGCGGCGACGGCGGCACCACGGAACCGCCCGGCGACACCGTCTTCACCGACGACCTCGAATCGGGCACCGGCTGGACCGTGAACCCGAATGGCACCGACACCGCCACCGCGGGCCGCTGGGAGCGCGGCACCCCGCAGCCGACCAGCTACTCCGGCACCAACCTGCAGCTCGCCGCCGGGGGCGGCAGCGGCGCCCTCGTGACGGGCGCGGCCGCCGGAACCGACGCCGGGACCTACGACCTCGACGGCGGCGTCAGCAGCGTCCAGTCGCCCGCGATCGCGCTGCCGGCCGGCTCGAAGACCCTGTCGTTCTCCTGGAACCTCGCCCACCTGAACAACAGCTCCGTCGACGACTACCTGCGGGTCCGGGTCGTCGGGCCGAACGGCTCCACGACCGTCCTCGACCGGGCGGGCGCGGCCTCCAACCGCGCCGGCTCCTGGCAGACGCAGACCGCGGACGTCTCCGCCTACGCCGGCCAGACCGTCCGCATCGTCGCCGAAGCCGCCGACACCGGAACCGGCAGCCTCATCGAGGCCGCCCTCGACAACATCAAGATCACCAAGTAG